In the Phaseolus vulgaris cultivar G19833 chromosome 7, P. vulgaris v2.0, whole genome shotgun sequence genome, one interval contains:
- the LOC137829117 gene encoding uncharacterized protein produces the protein MASMTEADQTAMMMALQKELAEMKKAHEETAKKNEEEIKNLQEENKRMKRLVEGVPSLAVTNQAGRSHATGAGVQAEKDTKNDFTLEMDGESHPSKTINTTAPAGPDRRHPFTDRVMETPLPDKWKGFNRDRYDGTTDPDEHVDAYTTHMSLYTTDDTVFCRVFPTSLKGSALSWFTRLPAHSIDCFETLVAKFDIQFATSRPHHLTSIALVGIRQERGESLRTFIDRFSKTAMSIRNLSPEVAMHHMLTALRPGPFADSLCMQPATNLDDLRRRAAKFMQLEELREFRNNARAEASGEKKEDRERPGRSRTGRDQKRDNREPRFSRYTPLNAERSKILQEALSAELIPPPRRALSPENADRNKRCRYHKNTGHSTEE, from the coding sequence ATGGCAAGCATGACCGAAGCAGACCAAACAGCAATGATGATGGCCCTTCAGAAGGAACTAGCAGAGATGAAGAAGGCACATGAGGAGACGGCTAAGAAGAATGAAGAGGAGATCAAAAACCTCCAAGAAGAAAACAAGCGGATGAAAAGATTGGTCGAGGGGGTGCCATCCCTCGCTGTGACTAATCAGGCCGGCAGGTCCCACGCTACCGGGGCCGGCGTCCAGGCCGAGAAGGACACCAAGAATGATTTCACCCTGGAGATGGATGGGGAATCCCACCCCAGCAAGACCATCAACACCACCGCTCCAGCGGGCCCGGACCGACGCCATCCCTTCACTGACCGTGTCATGGAAACCCCCTTGCCAGACAAATGGAAAGGCTTTAACAGGGACCGTTATGATGGGACGACCGACCCAGATGAACATGTGGACGCGTACACGACCCATATGAGCCTGTACACCACGGACGACACAGTATTCTGCCGAGTCTTTCCAACCTCACTGAAGGGCAGCGCTCTGAGCTGGTTCACCAGACTTCCAGCACACTCAATAGACTGCTTCGAAACACTGGTAGCTAAGTTTGACATCCAGTTCGCAACCAGCCGCCCCCACCATCTAACATCCATAGCCCTGGTCGGCATTCGTCAAGAGAGGGGAGAGTCCCTCCGAACGTTCATCGACCGGTTCAGCAAGACCGCTATGAGCATTCGCAACCTCAGCCCTGAGGTGGCgatgcaccacatgctgaccGCCCTCAGACCCGGCCCGTTCGCTGACAGCCTGTGCATGCAACCTGCTACCAATCTAGATGACCTTAGACGCCGAGCGGCCAAGTTCATGCAGCTGGAGGAACTTCGTGAATTCAGAAACAACGCCCGAGCCGAGGCAAGCGgggaaaagaaagaagatagaGAGCGGCCAGGAAGGTCCCGAACCGGTCGGGACCAGAAAAGGGACAATCGCGAACCCCGTTTTTCCCGCTACACACCTTTGAACGCGGAGAGGAGCAAAATTTTACAAGAGGCCCTGAGCGCCGAGTTAATACCACCGCCACGAAGGGCCTTGAGCCCAGAAAATGCCGACCGCAACAAACGATGCCGGTACCATAAGAATACCGGCCACTCAACCGAGGAGTGA